One genomic window of Kiritimatiellia bacterium includes the following:
- a CDS encoding adenylate/guanylate cyclase domain-containing protein — MNFQPASKQARISIGAAIGLLAGLAFSIAGRQGLLDDWEHSSWGIRVRALARPSPASEQIKLILIDQASLDWASSENQLSWPWMRQAYIPILEFCRRAGARVVVLDMLYTEPSMYGVEDDELFGQTLATVPGSIVAVFSGEQAVQTRVWPEDTPEPPWKIAGLDAWLTPDRRSALQDPGAAFPVGPVRTNAAALGAVRLDPDSDGVFRRIAPFRLFDGRIVPTLGLAAYLIGRAGADVQPLAIEDRALYAGKTRMPIDRKGRVILRYRGPSGTHRAYSAAAVIQSELRLQAGESPTIDPEVFRDSYVFVGASAPGLKDLKPTPVGGDYPGVEIHATLLDNLLEADLMRDVPVIAVVFFSMFLASAAGASIAAASGWLKSAVIFAAFLPIPSVLGALAYAEGWWLPVAVPTAAAATALVGGVILNYATEGRQKRFIKSAFKQYLGEAVIDQIIADPSKLRLGGERRELTMFFSDLEKFSSFSEKLEPPQLIDLLNAYLTDMGRVLMEEGGYIDKYIGDAIVAFWNAPLSQPDHAARALRAAIRCQALLREKQALFSAMAAGMPVRMRIGLNTGEVVVGNMGSQDRFNYTMLGDAANLASRLEGANKAFGTFILAAESTWTAANNSVFGREVGLIRVVGRARPVRVFEPMALDRNGLPPWLPDYEAGLRAVVEKRWQDALTLMEAIPQDPVARAYSMKLRELRGADWDGIWNLTEK; from the coding sequence GTGAATTTTCAGCCTGCCTCTAAGCAAGCTCGCATCTCGATTGGCGCTGCAATCGGTTTGCTCGCGGGCCTCGCATTCTCGATTGCCGGCAGGCAAGGTCTCCTTGATGACTGGGAACATTCATCGTGGGGAATTCGCGTCCGCGCATTGGCACGTCCCTCGCCGGCGAGCGAACAAATTAAGCTGATCCTCATCGATCAGGCCAGCCTCGACTGGGCTTCGTCCGAAAACCAGCTTTCGTGGCCGTGGATGCGCCAGGCGTACATTCCGATCCTAGAATTCTGCCGCCGCGCCGGCGCGCGCGTCGTGGTCCTCGATATGTTGTACACCGAACCTTCCATGTACGGCGTGGAAGACGATGAGCTGTTCGGTCAGACCCTTGCAACGGTGCCCGGTTCGATTGTCGCCGTCTTTTCGGGCGAGCAGGCCGTGCAAACGCGCGTTTGGCCGGAAGACACGCCTGAACCCCCGTGGAAAATCGCGGGTCTGGACGCCTGGCTGACGCCCGATCGCCGATCGGCGCTGCAAGACCCGGGCGCGGCATTTCCTGTCGGCCCCGTCCGGACCAACGCTGCCGCTCTCGGGGCCGTCCGTCTTGATCCAGATTCGGACGGCGTGTTTCGTCGAATCGCTCCGTTTCGACTGTTCGATGGGCGGATAGTTCCGACACTGGGGTTAGCCGCCTATCTGATTGGCCGTGCCGGCGCCGATGTTCAGCCGCTCGCAATCGAAGATCGGGCGCTTTATGCCGGAAAAACAAGGATGCCGATCGATCGGAAGGGACGGGTCATCCTGCGATACCGAGGGCCAAGCGGAACCCACCGGGCATACTCCGCAGCGGCCGTGATCCAGTCCGAACTGCGCTTGCAAGCGGGGGAGTCGCCGACGATTGATCCGGAGGTTTTTCGCGATTCCTACGTGTTCGTCGGCGCGAGCGCGCCAGGGCTCAAAGACCTCAAGCCGACGCCGGTGGGCGGTGACTATCCGGGAGTGGAAATTCACGCGACGCTTCTGGACAACCTGCTTGAGGCCGACCTGATGCGCGATGTGCCGGTTATCGCCGTGGTCTTCTTTTCGATGTTTCTCGCCTCGGCCGCCGGTGCCTCCATCGCTGCCGCGAGCGGCTGGCTGAAGAGCGCCGTGATTTTTGCGGCCTTTTTGCCGATTCCCTCCGTGTTGGGCGCGCTCGCGTATGCCGAGGGGTGGTGGCTGCCGGTCGCGGTTCCGACAGCCGCGGCGGCGACGGCCCTCGTCGGTGGCGTGATTCTCAACTACGCCACCGAGGGGCGCCAGAAACGGTTCATTAAATCTGCATTCAAGCAGTACCTTGGCGAAGCTGTGATCGACCAGATTATTGCTGACCCCTCGAAGCTGCGGCTCGGCGGGGAACGCCGCGAATTGACGATGTTTTTCTCGGACCTGGAGAAATTTTCTAGCTTTTCCGAAAAACTCGAGCCGCCGCAGCTCATCGATCTCCTGAATGCCTACCTGACCGACATGGGACGGGTGCTCATGGAAGAGGGGGGATACATCGACAAATACATCGGCGACGCCATCGTCGCCTTCTGGAATGCGCCGCTGTCGCAGCCCGATCACGCTGCGCGCGCCCTGCGCGCCGCGATCCGTTGCCAGGCCCTGCTTCGCGAAAAACAGGCCCTCTTTTCCGCGATGGCAGCGGGAATGCCCGTTCGCATGCGCATCGGGCTGAACACTGGCGAAGTGGTGGTCGGCAACATGGGATCCCAAGACCGATTCAACTACACGATGCTGGGCGACGCTGCGAACCTCGCGTCGCGCCTTGAAGGGGCAAACAAGGCCTTCGGCACGTTCATCTTGGCGGCCGAATCCACATGGACCGCCGCAAATAACTCGGTGTTTGGCCGTGAGGTGGGCCTCATTCGAGTGGTCGGCCGGGCGAGGCCGGTGCGCGTGTTTGAGCCCATGGCGCTTGACCGCAACGGATTGCCGCCATGGCTTCCCGATTATGAGGCGGGACTGCGGGCGGTCGTCGAGAAACGCTGGCAGGACGCGCTGACCCTCATGGAGGCCATCCCTCAAGACCCCGTCGCGCGCGCCTACTCAATGAAGCTGCGCGAGCTGCGCGGAGCCGACTGGGACGGCATATGGAATCTGACCGAGAAATGA
- a CDS encoding MBL fold metallo-hydrolase yields MRLIVGGVRGSYPVAQPAFMKYGGETTSILIEGVRGDHIFIDAGTGIRVLGRRLASAGGPRRVLLLMTHYHLDHIMGLPSLGLLYDSTWTIEIAAPALDAYQVEETMSRIMDKPFWPLQISDVRSRVRFHTLEGRASSEPLQWGTFEIRWCPVSHPGGCTAYRIDEPPCGASVVIATDIEWAAATEEEQSLLVGLCSKPEPVELLMMDAQYEPEEIDRYRGWGHSSWLDALAVARMSGARAVKLIHHDPRKDDSALDELAGRVASADSCADLARAGEEIELGRSSAA; encoded by the coding sequence ATGCGCCTGATTGTTGGCGGAGTGCGTGGGTCATATCCCGTTGCTCAGCCCGCGTTCATGAAATATGGCGGGGAGACGACGTCAATCCTGATCGAGGGCGTTCGCGGAGATCACATTTTTATCGATGCGGGCACCGGCATTCGGGTTCTGGGGCGGCGTTTGGCTTCAGCCGGCGGGCCGCGGCGCGTGTTGCTGTTGATGACGCATTATCATCTCGACCACATCATGGGTCTGCCGTCGCTCGGACTTTTGTATGATTCCACGTGGACAATCGAAATCGCGGCGCCCGCGCTCGACGCTTATCAGGTCGAGGAGACGATGTCGCGGATCATGGACAAGCCCTTTTGGCCACTCCAAATTTCGGATGTGCGCTCGCGCGTGCGATTCCACACGCTCGAAGGCCGCGCCTCGAGCGAGCCGCTCCAGTGGGGAACGTTTGAGATCCGATGGTGCCCGGTCTCGCATCCCGGCGGATGCACGGCGTACCGAATTGACGAGCCGCCATGCGGCGCTTCGGTGGTTATTGCAACGGATATCGAATGGGCTGCTGCGACGGAGGAAGAGCAGTCGCTCCTGGTCGGATTGTGCAGCAAGCCGGAGCCCGTGGAGCTCCTGATGATGGATGCCCAATATGAACCGGAGGAGATCGACCGGTACCGGGGTTGGGGCCATTCGTCATGGCTGGATGCGCTGGCCGTTGCCCGGATGTCCGGGGCCCGTGCCGTGAAGCTCATCCATCATGATCCCCGGAAAGATGACTCAGCGCTCGACGAGCTGGCCGGTCGCGTGGCGTCGGCCGATTCGTGTGCCGACCTTGCTCGGGCGGGCGAGGAGATCGAGCTGGGCCGTTCGTCCGCGGCCTGA
- the lysS gene encoding lysine--tRNA ligase — protein MELGHTEAEYRAQRLEHLKRLAAAGHAPFGGAFARDGNLADIRASFQEGRRVRIAGRMLARREMGKAVFADLRDGTGRLQIYLKRDELGDAAFDAFGWVDFGDFIGAEGELFTTRTGEPSLKVRSWTLLAKALRAPPEKWHGLHDVEIRYRKRYLDLIANPEVRDLFNKRIAIVRAIRDFLHGRGFQEVETPMMQPMAGGAAATPFKTHYDALDCDMYLRIAPELYLKRLLVGGFDKIFELNRNFRNEGLSRFHNPEFTMLEIYEAYGDRTTMQQLVQDLICHAAQSVLGTLSVGTKDQPVDLTPPWRVVTYRDLITERMGSDWYSLSVDQMRARAITAGVHVDPAWGAFEITHEIFEKVIEKTLVNPTFVIELPAPLVPLAKLCPKDPSCVDVFELVIGGREIAPGYSELNDPLEQRRRFEEQANGDPSKIDEDFLTALEYGMPPAGGMGIGIDRLVMLLCGAEAIRDVILFPQMRPLAKG, from the coding sequence ATGGAACTGGGCCATACTGAGGCGGAATATCGGGCGCAACGTCTGGAACATTTGAAGCGGCTAGCAGCGGCTGGACATGCCCCCTTTGGAGGGGCATTCGCGCGGGACGGCAACCTCGCGGACATCCGCGCGTCCTTCCAAGAGGGTCGAAGGGTGCGGATCGCCGGGCGCATGCTGGCGCGGCGCGAAATGGGGAAGGCGGTTTTCGCTGATCTCCGCGACGGTACGGGCCGGCTCCAGATCTACCTGAAGCGCGACGAGTTGGGCGATGCCGCGTTCGATGCCTTCGGCTGGGTGGATTTCGGCGATTTTATCGGTGCGGAGGGCGAGTTGTTCACGACCCGCACGGGGGAGCCGAGCCTCAAGGTCAGATCGTGGACGCTGCTGGCGAAAGCGCTACGAGCGCCTCCGGAGAAGTGGCACGGCCTGCACGACGTGGAGATCCGGTACCGGAAACGCTACCTGGATCTGATCGCGAACCCCGAGGTCCGAGATCTGTTCAACAAACGAATCGCAATCGTCAGGGCCATACGCGATTTTCTCCATGGCCGCGGTTTCCAGGAGGTGGAAACCCCCATGATGCAGCCGATGGCGGGCGGTGCCGCGGCGACGCCATTCAAAACCCACTATGATGCGCTGGATTGCGACATGTATCTGCGCATCGCGCCCGAGTTGTACCTCAAGCGTTTGTTGGTCGGCGGATTCGACAAGATCTTCGAGCTGAACCGAAACTTCCGAAACGAGGGATTGAGCCGGTTCCACAATCCCGAGTTCACAATGCTCGAAATTTACGAGGCCTATGGCGACCGCACGACCATGCAGCAGCTTGTACAGGACCTGATTTGCCACGCTGCGCAGAGCGTGCTGGGAACCCTTAGTGTTGGAACAAAGGATCAACCCGTTGACCTCACGCCGCCGTGGCGGGTGGTGACGTACCGGGATTTGATCACCGAACGGATGGGGTCGGATTGGTATTCGCTGTCCGTCGACCAGATGCGGGCCCGCGCGATCACCGCGGGGGTCCATGTCGACCCCGCGTGGGGGGCTTTCGAAATCACGCATGAAATATTCGAAAAGGTGATTGAAAAGACCCTCGTCAATCCCACGTTTGTCATCGAGCTACCCGCCCCTCTTGTTCCCCTCGCGAAATTGTGCCCCAAGGATCCGTCCTGCGTGGATGTGTTCGAATTGGTCATTGGCGGTCGGGAAATCGCGCCGGGCTATTCCGAGTTGAACGACCCGCTCGAGCAGCGGCGCCGGTTCGAGGAACAGGCGAACGGCGACCCGTCCAAGATCGACGAAGACTTCCTGACGGCCCTAGAGTATGGCATGCCGCCCGCGGGCGGGATGGGCATCGGCATCGACCGCCTGGTGATGTTGCTTTGCGGCGCCGAGGCTATTCGCGATGTCATCCTGTTTCCGCAGATGCGGCCTTTGGCCAAAGGATAG